One stretch of Hevea brasiliensis isolate MT/VB/25A 57/8 chromosome 12, ASM3005281v1, whole genome shotgun sequence DNA includes these proteins:
- the LOC131171219 gene encoding uncharacterized protein LOC131171219, which translates to MVSRIEFEDVFPEELPSGLPPIRGIEHQIDFMPREEIPNRLAYRTNPKESKELQKQVEELLAKGYVRESMSPCVILVLLVPKKDGTMQIKEQLYANLKKCTFCMDKVIFLGFVVSGKGIEVDEDMVKAIREWPTPKSVSIGAVLMQERCPIAYFSEKLSGAALNYSTYDKEMYALVRALETWQHYLWLKEFVIYSDHESLKYLKSQNKLSKRHDKWSEFIESFPYVIQYKQGRNNVVADALSRRYTLFSILDAKLLGFEYVKELYVEHADFAKIYELCEHAAFDRFYRQDGFLFRKMSCVYQIAP; encoded by the exons ATGGTTTCAAGAATAG AATTTGAGGATgttttccctgaagagcttcctagTGGTCTGCCTCCCATTAGAGGCATTGAACATCAAATTGATTTTATGCCTAGAGAAGAGATCCCAAACCGACTAGCCTATAGGACTAATCCTAAAGAATCAAAGGAGCTGCAAAAGCAAGTTGAAGAGCTTCTTGCAAAGGGATACGTGAGGGAGAGCATGAGTCCATGTGTCATCCTAGTGCTTTTGGTgccaaagaaggatgggactatgCAGAT AAAGGAACAATTGTATGCCAATCTTAAGAAATGCACATTTTGCATGGATAAGGTGATCTTTCTAGGATTTGTGGTTAGTGGCAAGGGTATTGAAGTAGATGAGGATATGGTAAAAGCCATTAGAGAGTGGCCTACTCCAAAATCTGTGA GTATTGGTGCTGTTTTAATGCAAGAAAGATGTCCCATAGCCTACTTTAGTGAAAAGTTGAGTGGAGCTGCTTTGAACTACTCCACCTATGACAAAGAGATGTATGCATTGGTGAGGGCTTTGGAAACATGGCAACACTACCTATGGCTGAAAGAGTTTGTTATTTATAGTGATCATGAATCATTGAAGTACTTGAAGAGCCAAAACAAACTCAGCAAGAGGCATGATAAGTGGAGCGAATTCATTGAGTCAtttccatatgtgattcaatacaagcaAGGAAGAAACAATGTGGTGGCCGATGCTCTTTCTAGGAGGTATACTCTTTTTTCCATACTTGATGCTAAGTTGTTGGGTtttgaatatgtgaaagaattgtATGTGGAACATGCTGATTTTGCCAAGATATATGAATTATGTGAGCATGCTGCATTTGATAGATTTTATAGGCAAGATGGTTTCTTGTTTAGAAAAATGAGTTGTGTGTATCAAATTGCTCCATAA